The Oryza glaberrima chromosome 9, OglaRS2, whole genome shotgun sequence genome includes a window with the following:
- the LOC127784584 gene encoding fasciclin-like arabinogalactan protein 2 produces the protein MAAARLWVVAVAVAVAVMAAAVEGKSYNITKILAAHPEFSKFNEMLSKTRLAYDINRRQTITVLAVDNSAMASLDHFTLPTIRHILSLHILVDYYGSKKLHALSHGATASSSMFQATGSAPGTTGYVNITSHKGGKIDFISEDADESAKPSRYVKSVKEIPYDISVLQVSSVLSSSEAEAPVPPPAPVNLTELLSKKYCKSFAGLLAANADVFRAVNETKDNGLTLFCPIDAAVAAFMPSYKNLTAKAKTAILLYHAVPDYFSLQLLKSNNGMVTTLATASESKKDYSYDVQNKGETVTLDTRVVNSAVTATVGDAEPLAVYAVTKFLKPKELYKVVEAPAPAPEPSKKHKSAADDSSDDSSDDSGDVKAHKGAAAPAPLARWVTAAAAAAVAALMLMA, from the exons atggcggcggcgaggttgtgGGTGgttgcggtggcggtggcggtggcggtgatggcggcggcggtggaggggaagAGCTACAACATCACGAAGATCCTGGCGGCGCACCCGGAGTTCTCCAAGTTCAACGAGATGCTGAGCAAGACGAGGCTGGCGTACGACATTAACCGGCGGCAGACGATCACGGTGCTGGCGGTGGACAACTCGGCGATGGCGTCGCTGGACCACTTCACCCTCCCCACCATCCGCCACATCCTCTCCCTCCACATCCTCGTCGACTACTACGGCTCCAAGAAGCTCCACGCCCTCTCCCatggcgccaccgcctcctcctccatgttCCAG gCGACGGGGTCGGCGCCGGGGACGACGGGGTACGTGAACATCACGTCGCACAAGGGCGGGAAGATCGACTTCATCTCGGAGGACGCGGACGAGAGCGCGAAGCCGTCGAGGTACGTGAAGTCGGTGAAGGAGATCCCCTACGACATCTCCGTGCTCCAGGTGAGCTCCGTGCTGTCCTCCTCCGAGGCCGAGGCGCccgtcccgccgccggcgccggtgaacCTCACCGAGCTCCTCTCCAAGAAGTACTGCAAGTccttcgccggcctcctcgccgccaacgCCGACGTCTTCCGCGCCGTCAACGAGACCAAGGACAACGGCCTCACCCTCTTCTGCcccatcgacgccgccgtcgccgccttcatGCCCTCCTACAAGAACCTCACCGCCAAGGCCAAGACCGCCATCCTCCTCTACCACGCCGTCCCGGACTACTTCTCGCTGCAGCTCCTCAAGTCCAACAATGGCATGGTCACCAcgctcgccaccgccagcgAGTCCAAGAAGGACTACAGCTACGACGTCCAGAACAAGGGCGAGACCGTCACGCTCGACACCAGGGTCGTCAActccgccgtcaccgccaccgtcggcgaCGCCGAGCCGCTCGCCGTCTACGCCGTCACCAAGTTCCTCAAGCCCAAGGAGCTCTACAAGGTCGTCGAggcccccgcgcccgcgcccgagccGTCCAAGAAGCACAAGTCGGCGGCCGACGACAGCAGCGACGACTCGTCGGACGATTCCGGCGACGTCAAAGCCCAcaagggcgccgccgctccggcgccGCTCGCCCGGTGGgtgaccgccgccgcggccgccgccgtagcaGCATTGATGCTAATGGCTTGA
- the LOC127784582 gene encoding FRIGIDA-like protein 3, whose translation MSDMESMATLMESTGSKLQQLQRAFAELESQSAVSLNLKWKQLEDHFHGLEQSLKKKFDDLKRQEEEFEETVAKSEQMLEQQEAVVVAKELTSLEKLQQKRDAALAVIFGKSKLNLSTPLINPISKSVNNNAVLNGNIVGSLSVKWPKPATAHGAYLQDENTAVKPRSQLVVLCEEMNVNGLHKFISDNRKDLTSIREEIPVALRGATDPYGLVLASLEDFYFGDNLILDGKKDGNLLGVRRTCLMLMESLAQLQTDATTGFISEGQVLTASIKERAKKIALEWKSKLDSLDFDASNGNCLEAHAFLQLLATFGIFAEFAQDELCKLLPSVSRRRQTPELCRILGLSQNMPGVIGVLVENGRTIDAINLAYAFELTNQFEPVELLKAYLQEVKSVPHFKTGKISLQVQNEMNERELSALKAAIKCIEEHKLDEKYPIDLLQKRVIQLEKAKADKRRAVEAAKPQSKRPRANGSVYAPHTSFPDKSFYQAAPPQRHSYPYERQYVYGAEAHHHPTMISSAPYGISPAHTTYYGNGYQVQYQVPYIH comes from the exons ATGTCCGACATGGAGTCCATGGCTACACTTATGGAGTCCACAGGCTCCAAGCTGCAGCAGCTTCAGCGTGCATTTGCAGAGCTCGAGAGCCAGAGCGCTGTTTCCTTGAACTTAAAGTGGAAGCAACTGGAGGACCATTTCCATGGGCTTGAGCAGTCGCTCAAGAAAAAGTTTGATGATCTGAAAAGGCAGGAAGAGGAGTTCGAGGAGACGGTTGCAAAGTCAGAGCAGATGCTGGAGCAACAAGAGGCTGTTGTCGTGGCAAAGGAACTGACTTCTCTTGAAAAACTGCAGCAGAAAAGGGATGCCGCGTTGGCTGTGATCTTTGGCAAGTCCAAGCTGAACTTGTCTACGCCTCTTATCAACCCAATCAGCAAATCCGTGAATAACAATGCTGTGTTAAATGGAAACATCGTTGGTAGTCTTTCTGTTAAGTGGCCCAAACCTGCAACTGCGCATGGTGCATACCTGCAAGATGAAAACACTGCTGTGAAGCCTCGTTCTCAACTTGTTGTCCTCTGTGAAGAGATGAATGTTAACGGGCTTCATAAGTTCATATCAGACAATCGCAAAGACTTAACATCCATCCGTGAGGAAATCCCCGTTGCACTTAGGGGAGCAACTGATCCATATGGCTTGGTGTTAGCTTCTCTAGAAGACTTCTATTTTGGAGACAATCTTATATTGGATGGCAAAAAGGATGGAAACCTTCTGGGTGTACGGAGGACATGCCTCATGTTGATGGAATCACTTGCTCAGCTGCAAACTGATGCTACTACTGGTTTCATATCGGAAGGTCAAGTGCTTACTGCAAGTATCAAGGAGCGTGCAAAAAAGATTGCTCTTGAGTGGAAATCCAAGTTGGATAGCCTTGACTTTGATGCTAGCAATGGGAACTGCCTGGAAGCACATGCGTTTCTTCAACTCCTGGCTACCTTTGGTATATTTGCTGAATTTGCACAAGATGAGCTGTGTAAGCTACTTCCCTCAgtcagtcgtcgtcgtcagacACCTGAGCTTTGTAGAATACTGGGATTGTCCCAGAACATGCCAG GTGTCATTGGAGTTCTGGTTGAAAATGGGAGAACTATTGATGCAATTAATTTGGCTTATGCATTTGAGCTGACTAATCAGTTTGAACCGGTGGAATTACTGAAAGCCTATCTACAGGAGGTCAAGAGTGTGCCACATTTCAAGACTGGAAAGATATCTCTGCAAGTACAG AATGAAATGAATGAACGAGAGCTGTCTGCCTTGAAAGCTGCTATTAAGTGTATCGAGGAGCACAAACTTGATGAGAAATATCCGATTGACCTGCTTCAGAAAAGAGTTATCCAGCTAGAGAAAGCTAAGGCAGACAAGAGGAGGGCTGTTGAAGCTGCAAAGCCACAGTCTAAGAGGCCTCGTGCCAATGGATCCGTATATGCGCCACATACTAGCTTTCCTGACAAAAGCTTCTACCAGGCTGCTCCGCCGCAGAGGCATTCCTACCCTTATGAGAGGCAGTATGTGTATGGTGCTGAGGCCCATCACCATCCCACAATGATAAGCTCAGCTCCCTATGGCATCTCACCTGCCCACACAACATATTATGGTAATGGCTATCAGGTTCAGTACCAGGTACCATATATCCACTGA